Proteins encoded together in one Lathyrus oleraceus cultivar Zhongwan6 chromosome 5, CAAS_Psat_ZW6_1.0, whole genome shotgun sequence window:
- the LOC127084991 gene encoding putative F-box/FBD/LRR-repeat protein At5g62970, which produces MSAMSRRPRVGIQQKEDRLSGLPDVLIDHILSFLPTKDAVATSILSKHWKPFWRAQQLKLYFDDRSFPSTFAFLQFFSSFMDMRDNTLPILSFHLICQSLSYVDFHRFAFEAIMNGVENLTIDLFLPTRLPPLVLTSLNLLVLKLKRVTLNNAPNVELPSLKVLHLESVTFTYHEYLERLVYGCPILEELETKDLRVEIPNMYPPTDISTISNLIRANISDYLIQFEWLHNVEHLHLHLNRNPHSVYSGVFHKLTYLDIIFNFDHEPFAIFKWQWLGKLLQNTPILQTLIIHEVSKVHVDVLPSFKEWDLEREWSDPKIVPECLLSHLTTCSLENYSPINCELRFAKYVMQNSRLLSSMTIQSDKLLDADANLQMFIDLSSCPRISPTCKLLFV; this is translated from the exons ATGAGTGCAATGTCACGGAGGCCTAGGGTTGGCATTCAACAAAAAGAGGACAGACTAAGCGGTTTGCCGGACGTACTTATCGATCACATCCTCTCATTCCTTCCGACTAAAGATGCCGTGGCCACAAGCATCCTTTCAAAGCATTGGAAACCATTCTGGCGGGCACAGCAACTCAAACTTTACTTCGATGACAGATCCTTTCCATCCACCTTCGCCTTTCTCCAATTCTTCAGTTCTTTCATGGATATGCGAGATAATACACTACCCATCCTCTCATTCCACCTCATATGTCAGTCCCTCTCCTACGTCGATTTCCACCGTTTTGCTTTTGAGGCAATTATGAATGGAGTTGAAAACCTAACTATCGATCTCTTCCTCCCAACCAGATTGCCTCCTTTAGTTCTAACTAGCTTGAACTTGTTGGTCCTCAAATTGAAGAGAGTGACATTGAACAACGCTCCGAATGTTGAACTTCCTTCACTCAAAGTTCTTCACTTGGAATCGGTCActttcacttatcatgaatatcTTGAAAGACTTGTATATGGCTGTCCCATTCTAGAGGAGTTGGAAACAAAGGATTTAAGAGTAGAGATCCCTAATATGTATCCTCCTACAGATATTTCAACCATATCCAATTTGATCAGAGCTAACATTTCCGATTATCTTATTCAGTTTGAGTGGCTTCATAATGTGGAGCATCTCCACCTACATCTG AACAGGAACCCACATTCTGTTTACAGCGGCGTGTTTCACAAGTTAACGTACCTCGACATTATATTCAACTTTGACCATGAACCATTCGCCATTTTCAAGTGGCAATGGCTCGGAAAACTGCTTCAAAATACCCCCATCCTTCAAACTCTTATCATTCATGAAGTCTCTAAG GTTCATGTTGATGTACTACCCTCTTTTAAAGAGTGGGACTTGGAGCGGGAGTGGTCCGACCCAAAAATTGTTCCAGAATGCCTTTTATCTCATCTTACAACATGCTCTCTTGAAAATTACAGCCCCATAAATTGTGAGCTTCGATTTGCAAAATATGTAATGCAGAATTCAAGACTACTAAGCAGCATGACAATTCAGAGCGACAAACTCTTAGATGCAGATGCAAATTTACAAATGTTCATAGATTTATCTTCCTGCCCAAGGATTTCACCCACATGTAAACTTTTATTTGTTTGA